The region CGGTGTCGTATCTGCTCTTCCTGGAGAAGCAGTTGACCGACCTGCACGGCTTCGTACGCCGGCTGCCGGTGCTCGACGCCGCCGAGTCGTGGACCCTCGACCCGTCCAGCGACGCGTGGAAGACCGAACCGGTGCGGACCATCCGTACCAGGAAGGTGCCGCGCAACCACGTGAAGGCCGAGGCGACAGAGAACCACCCGGCCCAGGTGGAGGTCTACTACGAGGACGTGCCGGTCGGTTACTGGACCACGGTCAAGTTCTCCGGCGCGCTGCCCGCCCGCCGGGTGAACGAACTCCTCTCCAGGATCGAGAAGTTGCAGCAGGCGGTGAAGTTCGCCCGCGAGGAGGCGAACGGCGCCGAGGTCACCGACCAGCGGGTCGGCGACGCCGTGCTCGGGTATCTGTTCAGCGGCTGATCCCACCCCCCAAGACCCCCCTCCGCCTGTGTGCGGAGGGGTGCGCGAGGAGCGCAAAGCTGAAACTGAAGTTCGTCGTGAGCGACGCGGATTCGCCGTCAATCTCAGACTCTTGCTCCAGACTCAGCATTCGCCGCCGCTCGCCGTACCGACCGGTCGCGGTCCGGGTCGTCAGGTGCCGGTTCGAATCCGGTCCGCCGCTCTCCTTTCCTGCGGCGGTAGTTCAATGGCAGAACGAGACGACATGACGATTGAACCGTCGGCACGACAGGCACGGTGAGGCCTTCGGCGGCATCACCAGGGACCCGGAGGATGGACAAAACCTCCGGGTCCCGCTCCTTGTCCCGCCGCGGTCGCGCGCCCGGGGACGGCCCCCCTCCCGGCGGCGGTCTCCTTGAGCACATCGAGGAAGGCCGCGGCGGCAGCCGTACGGTGCAGGTCGCGGCAGGTGGCCGCGCAGACCTCGCGCACCGGCGGCTCGCCGGCCCGGCAGCGGCACCAGCGCCACATCGGGCCGCACCGCGCCCACCGCCAGCGACGGCAGCAGCGTGACGCCGAGCCCCTGCGCCACAAAGCCCAGCTTGGCCAGCCAGTCGGCCACCGCCAGGCTGACCCGGGGCTGGAACCCGCTGCCCGGCGGGCGGGCGGGGCCGGTAACGGGCGGTCCCGGTCCGGCGGTGCGGGGCCGACGGGTCGGGCCGGGGGCGCGCAGGGCCTACGCTGAGGGATCATGCACCGATTCAGTACGCCGTGGGGCGACCTCGACCTGACCCGCTACCCGGCGGAACCCCGCGAGCAGCTGCGGGCCTGGGACGCCGCGGACGACTACCTGCTGCGGCACCTCGCGGAGACCGCCCCCGCCGCCGGCGGCACGACCGTGGTGCTCGGCGACCGCTGGGGCGCCCTGACCACCGCGCTCGCCGACCGGCACCCGGTGCAGATCTCCGACTCCTTCCTCGGGCAGCAGGCGACCCGGGCGAATCTGCGCAGGATCGGCGCCGAGGACGCGGCGCGGCTGCTGTCGCCCCGGGACACCCCGCCCGAGCGGGTCGATCTGCTGGTGGTCCGGGTGCCCAGGAGCCTGGGCCTGCTGGAGGACCAGCTGCACGCGCTGGCGCCCGCGGTCCACCAGGACACGGTCGTGGTCGGCGCCGGCATGGTCACCGAGATCCACACCTCGACACTGGCGCTCTTCGAGCGGATCCTCGGCCCGACCACCACCTCGCTCGCCGTCCGCAAGGCCCGGCTGATCCACTGCACCCCCGACCCCGACCTGCCCCGCAGCTCAGGCCCGTGGCCGCTGCGTTACGCCCTGCCCGACGACGTCGGCCCGCTGTCGGGGCGTACGGTCACCAACCACGCCGGCATCTTCTGCGCCGACCGGCTCGACCTCGGCACCCGGCTGCTGCTCGCCCACCTGCCCCGGCGGCAGGGACCCGACCGGGTGATCGACCTGGGCTGCGGCAACGGCGTCGTCGGTACCGCGGCGGCGGTCGCCAACCCCGCCTCCGACGTGCTCTTCACCGACGAGTCCTACCAGGCGGTCGCCTCGGCCGAGGCGACCTTCCGGGAGAACGCCGATCCGGCCACCGCGGCGGAGTTCCTGGTCGCCGACGCGGCGACCGGCGTACCGGCCGGCAGCGCCGACCTCGTACTGAACAACCCGCCCTTCCACTCCCACCGCGCCACCAGCGACAGCGGCGCCCGCCGGATGTTCGCCACCGCACGGGCCGCGCTGCGCCCCGGCGGTGAGCTGTGGGTGGTCGGCAACCGCCACCTGGGCTACCACGTACGGCTGCGGCGGCTGTTCGGGAACTGCGACGTGGTGGCGTCCGACCCGAAGTTCGTGGTCCTGCGCGCGGTCAGGCAGCCGCCCCGGGCGCACTGACGTCAGGCGGCCTCGACGGCCGCCTTGATCCGCCCGGCGAAGGCGGCGGCGTCCCTGCGGGCGGCCAGCAGGGCGAGGCCCACCAGGAGTCTGCCGACGCCGTGGCCCTCCAGGACGTTGAAGACCGTCACCCGGGTGCCGCCACCGGGCAGCGGCGCCAGGTCGTAGCCGCCCTCCTTGGACGTCACGGTGTTCGTGGACAGCTCGGTCCAGCGGATCCTGGTCGGCGGCTGGAATTCGCTGATCCGGAATTCGCGCCTGGTCGTCATGCCGGCGTCCTTGACGGTGCTCGCGTAGACGGTGCCGACCGCCGTGGGGCCGTCCGTCGTCCTGGTGATCTCCTGCACCCGGGGGCTGAACTCCGGGTCGTGGGTGCCGTCCGCGAGGTAGGCGAAGACCTCCTCGATGGGGCGGTCGATCTCGGCGGTTCCCTCGAATCTGCCGGCCATGTTCTCTCCTCTTCCTCCTGCGCGCGCATACGCCCGGTCGGGCGTGCGGGCATCGTCGCAGAGCGGCCGGGCGGAGAACGGCAGGCTCGCGAGGCGTGCGGCGGGGCCGCGGGCGCCGCGGTGGATACGCCGGTCGTGGCGGGGCGTGCCGCCGATCGTATGGGGGAGTGCGGTGCGCCGGCGGCGGGCCGCAGGGGTTCCCCGGCGAGCGTCCGCTGCGGTTGCACCGCCATGCGCCCGGCGGTGGCGGGTGCATGGCCTGGGGGTCGGCTGGCGGTACGGGGGTCCGCGTCCGCCGATCCCTGTGGGCGGCAGGGGTTCCTGGGCGGGTCCGCCGTGGCTTTGCCACCGGGCCCCTGGCGGTGGCGGGTGGGTGACCGGGGGGTCGGTCGGGGCCGGCACGGGGGCCGGCGCCTGTACCCCCACCGCGGGCTGCGAGCCGTAATGCCGTTGTACGGTTCCCGCCCGGGCCTCTAGCCTCTCGTGCATCGGCGTGTAGCTCAGCAGCAGAGCACCGGGCTGTGGTCCCGGAGGGAGCAGGGGCGGCACCTGTCATGCCGGCTTATGGACGACGACGCTGAACAGCAGCTTCCCGACGGGTCCAGTGGACCCGCTTCCTACCCGCGGGCCCAGCTGGCCAGGGCGTTCCTGACCGCGCTGACCCACGACGACGCCGGCACACGCAACCGCGCGGTGGAGCGGCACGCCGGCCGGCCGGACCTGGCGCCGGCCCGCGCCGTGCTGCGGCAGCTGGGCGAACTGAGCGTGCAGACCTTTCCCGGCACGCTGCTGCCCAACCGGCTGGTGCGGGAATTCGGCGTCCTGGCGGAACAGGCCGACCTCGGCGCGCCGTTCGTCGAGGAACTGGCGGCGGACATCTTCATGGGCACCTTCACGCCGAAATACCTCGCCGCCGCGCGCATCGCCGCGGACCTGCTCCGCGGCACGCTGTACGAGCGCTACTACGGCATCGACTACGCGGCGGTGCGCGACCTCGCGCTCGCCGAAGCGGACGGGGCGCCGACGCGTACCACCGGTATCCGGCGGCCACGCGCGTCGGCCGGATTCGCGCGGCTGTGCGCCGAGCGGGCCGGCTCCGGTGCGCGTACCGGGTCGGTGGCCGCCAACGGCAGGATCATCGAGCAGGCCCAGATCCTCACCACGCACAACCTGGCGACCCTCGTCGCCCGGGTCGGCATCGCCCCCGCCCCGGGCTGGCCGGACCCGGCCCGGCGCTGCTTCACCACCGTGTGCCGGATGACGGCCCAGGTCCAGGGCAATCCGCGGCCGATGTCCTCCGTCAAGGACGCGGCCTACGCGTGGCGCCAGATGCTCTTCCACCTGCCGCTGTGCGATCCCGCCGAGCAGGCCCGGGTGATCGCCGGGCTCGACGAGGAGGCGGCCCGCTTCCCCGCCCATGTCGCGGCCCGCCTCGCCCCCGCGCTGACCGGACTGCGCCAGGCCGCAGCCGGCGCCGCACCGGACTCTTCCGGCGGACGCCTTCTCCTCGGCTGGACCACCCGGCCCCACTGGCTCGCCCAGGCCCCCGGGGGCTCCCCGGCACGCTGAACCGCGAACGGGTCACGGCGGGAGCTGACTGAGCGCTCCAGCCTGCGGCGTTCGCCCGTCCGGGTCAGGCGTCGGGGTGTCGGCACGGCTCCGGGTCAGCGCGGGGTGAGGACGCAGAATTCGTTGCCCTCGGGGTCGGCCATGCACGTCCACGGGACGTCGCCCTGGCCGAGGTCGACGTCGGTGGCGCCGAGGGCCCGCAGCCGGGCCACCTCCGCGGCTTGATCGTCACCGGGGTACGGGCGGACGTCGAGGTGGGTGCGGTTCTTCACGGTCTTCACGTCGGGCGTGCGGAGGAACTCCAGATACGGTCCGACCGCCTTGGCGGAGCGCAGCACCGCGTGATCGTCGGTCACCTCGTGCAGGGTCCAGTCCATCGCCTCGCCCCAGAACCGCGCCATGGCCCGCGGGTCCACGCAGTCGACCGCCACCGCGGCCATCGGCCCGGTGTCCCAGTAGACCTCCCGCGGCTCCAGCACGCAGAACTCGTTGCCCTCGGGGTCGGCCAGAACCGTCCACGGGACGTCGCCCTGGCCCACGTCGGCGGGCTTCGCGCCGAGCGCCCGGAGCCGTTCGACCCATTCCGCCTGATGGGCCGCCGAGGTGGTGGCGAGGTCGAGGTGCACACGGTTCTTCACCGTCTTGGGTTCCGGGACCCGAAGGACGTCGATGAAGATGGCGGCGGGGTCGGGGTAAGCGAGGCCCACGGGTTCGATGTTGGTCACCCCGGGCCCCTCGCTGTCAACACCCCAGCCGAGCGCCTCCGCCCAGAACCGGCCGAGCGCGGAGTCGTCCCGAGCGTTCATCGCAATTTGCACCAGCCGTGTCGCCATTCCGCCGACCCTACGTACACCGCCCTGCGACGACAAACGCATATCCCGCCACCAGGCCCGAGCCCGCCCCGCCCGCTCCCCGTCAGGGCAGGGCGAGCACGCAGAACTCATGGCCCTCCGGGTCGGCCAGAACCGTCCACGGGACGTCGCCCTGGCCCACGTCGGCGGGCGTCGCGCCGAGCGCCCGGAGGCGTTCGACCAGCTCCGCCCGGTGGGCCGCCGAGGTGGTGGCGAGATCGAGGTGCAGACGGTTCTTCGCCGGCGTCTTGGCCTCCGGGACGGTCACGACGTCCACGCAGACGGTGACCGGGTGCGG is a window of Streptomyces sp. NBC_01477 DNA encoding:
- a CDS encoding SRPBCC family protein; this translates as MAGRFEGTAEIDRPIEEVFAYLADGTHDPEFSPRVQEITRTTDGPTAVGTVYASTVKDAGMTTRREFRISEFQPPTRIRWTELSTNTVTSKEGGYDLAPLPGGGTRVTVFNVLEGHGVGRLLVGLALLAARRDAAAFAGRIKAAVEAA
- a CDS encoding methyltransferase, translating into MHRFSTPWGDLDLTRYPAEPREQLRAWDAADDYLLRHLAETAPAAGGTTVVLGDRWGALTTALADRHPVQISDSFLGQQATRANLRRIGAEDAARLLSPRDTPPERVDLLVVRVPRSLGLLEDQLHALAPAVHQDTVVVGAGMVTEIHTSTLALFERILGPTTTSLAVRKARLIHCTPDPDLPRSSGPWPLRYALPDDVGPLSGRTVTNHAGIFCADRLDLGTRLLLAHLPRRQGPDRVIDLGCGNGVVGTAAAVANPASDVLFTDESYQAVASAEATFRENADPATAAEFLVADAATGVPAGSADLVLNNPPFHSHRATSDSGARRMFATARAALRPGGELWVVGNRHLGYHVRLRRLFGNCDVVASDPKFVVLRAVRQPPRAH
- a CDS encoding VOC family protein codes for the protein MATRLVQIAMNARDDSALGRFWAEALGWGVDSEGPGVTNIEPVGLAYPDPAAIFIDVLRVPEPKTVKNRVHLDLATTSAAHQAEWVERLRALGAKPADVGQGDVPWTVLADPEGNEFCVLEPREVYWDTGPMAAVAVDCVDPRAMARFWGEAMDWTLHEVTDDHAVLRSAKAVGPYLEFLRTPDVKTVKNRTHLDVRPYPGDDQAAEVARLRALGATDVDLGQGDVPWTCMADPEGNEFCVLTPR
- a CDS encoding LysR substrate-binding domain-containing protein, giving the protein MRAPGPTRRPRTAGPGPPVTGPARPPGSGFQPRVSLAVADWLAKLGFVAQGLGVTLLPSLAVGAVRPDVALVPLPGRRAAGARGLRGHLPRPAPYGCRRGLPRCAQGDRRREGGRPRARDRGGTRSGTRRFCPSSGSLVMPPKASPCLSCRRFNRHVVSFCH
- a CDS encoding DUF7873 family protein, which produces MAKLNQIIAVEKGVKAKAQQELTAAQHDLQKPALLSGISRTYQPKDEEGEQLPPESTRVQVQAEGALRATVDALTRLFDVTATKDWANCEARADVTVDGRVVVAAVPVSYLLFLEKQLTDLHGFVRRLPVLDAAESWTLDPSSDAWKTEPVRTIRTRKVPRNHVKAEATENHPAQVEVYYEDVPVGYWTTVKFSGALPARRVNELLSRIEKLQQAVKFAREEANGAEVTDQRVGDAVLGYLFSG